In uncultured Ilyobacter sp., a genomic segment contains:
- a CDS encoding prepilin-type N-terminal cleavage/methylation domain-containing protein produces MKRKGFTLIELVVVVAIILLLAATLAPKLRKEVAKAKDAKAVAALGSIRTAVNIFYSDKGAVPSTILGTNSDEAIYSPSATTSEYLEKDLVTFLNTGQAATATIAQAPVGGYRTAKDGGLSYGGYATYTYTSGDDLEVVIGKVNGTAGSSGSGTHDTKNNAWASY; encoded by the coding sequence ATGAAGAGAAAAGGATTTACGTTAATCGAGTTGGTTGTTGTTGTTGCTATTATCTTATTACTTGCTGCCACATTGGCTCCGAAACTGAGGAAAGAGGTGGCTAAGGCAAAAGATGCCAAGGCTGTAGCTGCACTGGGATCAATCAGAACTGCTGTAAACATTTTTTACTCAGACAAAGGAGCGGTTCCGTCAACAATATTGGGAACAAACTCTGACGAAGCTATATATAGTCCGTCTGCCACCACTTCTGAATATTTAGAAAAAGACTTGGTAACTTTTCTAAATACTGGTCAAGCCGCTACTGCCACAATAGCTCAGGCACCTGTAGGTGGATATAGAACAGCAAAAGATGGAGGGCTTTCATACGGAGGATATGCAACTTATACTTATACTTCAGGAGATGATTTAGAGGTAGTAATAGGGAAAGTTAATGGAACTGCTGGATCATCTGGATCAGGAACTCATGATACAAAAAACAACGCTTGGGCAAGTTATTAA
- a CDS encoding ABC transporter ATP-binding protein: protein MDNIIEVKDITVYYKEKDIIKKIKGNKGKTGIEGVSFGVKKGEIFSIIGLNGAGKTSTMKSMLGLLKTDRGEVRIFGKKNIKGEDYKKIGYLPEISYYPQTLKLKEVLNYYGELYEIPYKKRKKTSEDLARELGIYDRMNDRLEKFSKGMLQKVGLAQSIMGEPEILFLDEPMSGLDPQARKKVIDIMEDLKKKNTTIIFNTHILNDVSNLADRVAIMHNGQLLEVKSVKKLKEKIGEGFSLEKYFIDRIGGKNLD, encoded by the coding sequence TTGGATAACATAATAGAGGTAAAGGACATAACGGTATATTATAAGGAAAAGGATATAATAAAAAAAATAAAGGGCAACAAGGGGAAGACGGGTATAGAGGGTGTTTCTTTCGGAGTAAAAAAAGGTGAGATATTCTCTATAATAGGTCTAAACGGTGCCGGTAAAACAAGTACTATGAAGTCCATGCTAGGGTTACTTAAAACCGACAGAGGAGAGGTGAGGATATTTGGGAAGAAAAATATCAAGGGAGAAGACTATAAAAAAATAGGCTACCTTCCTGAGATATCCTATTACCCACAAACCCTAAAACTAAAGGAAGTGCTCAATTACTATGGGGAGCTCTATGAGATACCCTATAAAAAAAGAAAAAAAACGTCAGAAGACCTGGCAAGGGAGCTAGGTATTTATGACAGGATGAATGACAGGCTGGAAAAATTTTCTAAGGGGATGCTTCAGAAGGTTGGTCTGGCCCAGTCTATAATGGGGGAACCTGAGATTTTGTTTCTAGATGAGCCTATGTCAGGGCTAGATCCACAGGCTAGAAAAAAAGTGATAGATATAATGGAGGATCTTAAGAAAAAAAATACGACTATAATATTTAATACCCATATACTGAACGACGTGTCAAATCTCGCAGACAGGGTGGCTATAATGCATAATGGGCAGCTTCTAGAAGTAAAAAGTGTAAAAAAACTCAAGGAAAAAATAGGAGAGGGATTTTCCCTGGAAAAATATTTTATAGACAGAATAGGAGGTAAGAACCTTGACTAA
- a CDS encoding type II secretion system F family protein, translated as MAEYRYTAMSLQGKKTSGKMEAESKEDLRRLLRSQKLTLLKEKKLSNKEEKRGILNRVTPKDIAVFTRQLSTMLEGGVGLLRSFTVLEKQCEKPKLKVVVGEIRQDISAGKSISYALSKHPQYFDSLYVSMVKAGEASGALDTILNRIAQSQEKAEEIKGKIRTAMIYPAIVLVLSFTIVFLLMSFVIPNFVVLFEDTGVPMPSLTLFVIGISKWFNKNWYWIILGVGILAFIGYKYQKTPKGKRNSHRLILRLPLFGKIFRKASVARFSRTMETLLDSGVPILSAFDIVADTVGNILMGESLREVKDKIKSGHTIAKPLEETGSFPPMVVNMIDVGEESGELVKMLSKLADFNERELEETIRDSLAAFEPMMILIMALTVGMIVVAMYLPVFSLSDTIA; from the coding sequence ATGGCAGAATACAGATATACGGCAATGAGTTTACAGGGTAAAAAAACCAGCGGTAAAATGGAGGCTGAAAGTAAAGAGGATCTGAGAAGACTCCTCAGAAGTCAGAAACTTACGCTTCTAAAGGAGAAAAAACTTTCTAACAAAGAGGAAAAGCGGGGAATACTCAACAGGGTGACCCCTAAAGATATAGCTGTTTTCACAAGGCAGCTCTCTACAATGCTAGAGGGTGGAGTTGGACTTTTGAGGTCATTTACAGTTCTAGAGAAACAGTGTGAAAAGCCAAAGTTAAAGGTGGTAGTAGGAGAGATAAGACAGGATATAAGTGCGGGAAAATCAATATCCTATGCCTTAAGCAAACATCCACAGTATTTTGACTCTCTTTATGTGAGTATGGTAAAGGCCGGAGAGGCATCAGGTGCCCTAGACACAATCCTAAACAGGATAGCCCAGTCCCAGGAAAAGGCTGAGGAGATAAAGGGTAAAATAAGGACGGCAATGATATATCCAGCTATCGTACTGGTGCTGTCTTTTACAATAGTATTTTTACTGATGAGTTTTGTAATACCAAACTTTGTTGTGTTATTTGAGGATACCGGGGTTCCTATGCCATCACTTACCTTGTTTGTAATAGGGATAAGTAAGTGGTTCAACAAGAACTGGTACTGGATAATTCTGGGAGTTGGAATTTTGGCCTTTATAGGATATAAATACCAGAAAACACCCAAGGGGAAAAGAAATTCTCACAGGCTGATTCTGAGACTGCCACTTTTTGGAAAGATATTCAGAAAGGCATCTGTGGCAAGATTTAGCAGAACTATGGAAACTCTCTTAGACAGTGGGGTTCCTATACTGTCTGCCTTTGATATAGTGGCTGACACAGTGGGAAATATCCTCATGGGCGAGTCCCTAAGAGAGGTAAAGGATAAGATAAAAAGCGGACATACAATAGCAAAACCTCTGGAAGAAACAGGTTCTTTTCCTCCTATGGTTGTAAATATGATAGATGTAGGAGAGGAAAGTGGAGAGCTGGTAAAAATGCTTTCGAAACTTGCGGATTTTAACGAGCGAGAGTTAGAGGAGACCATAAGGGACTCCCTGGCTGCATTTGAACCGATGATGATACTGATAATGGCCCTTACTGTAGGAATGATAGTAGTGGCAATGTATCTACCTGTATTCTCACTGTCAGACACGATAGCCTAG
- a CDS encoding ATPase, T2SS/T4P/T4SS family produces MVVVRKRKSICERLKEKNVLTQEQIDEAIRHQGMEQDKKIGQILLDMGYISEEKLLKELSDQLGVKGKVIRVEDINKEAMSFFDRSYLEGKNIVPIGMTSNKIIIAMADPTDVNLIDEINLKTKLIVSPYLALEDNITDVIKEYLEQKTKKTEAKVEGVFAELQRSLDDDFEFLDTRLEDIENRFDSESAPIIRGVDALLMKAIRLKTSDIHIEPYEDEIRVRYRIDGVLVEIKKMPKNLIYGLVSRIKIMSGMDIAEKRLPQDGRFRIKIAGRSVDFRVSTLPTIYGEKIVMRILDKSNMKFDLDGLGFKEDAMEIIRRKISSPYGIILVTGPTGSGKSTTLYSMLKSINTDDVNISTVEDPVEYELKGINQVHCKNEIGLNFANALRTFLRQDPDIIMVGEIRDNETAQIAIKAALTGHLVFSTLHTNDAPSSIHRLMDMGVEPFLISASLLMIQAQRLVRKICPHCKAEHEDPKTLLKSLGEDPEEYENITFYKGKGCEHCNGTGYTGRSVIYEVMPLTDELKEAVSRRLTTMEIREIARREGMVTLRETGIKKSVLGETTLEEIIRVTLM; encoded by the coding sequence ATGGTGGTCGTAAGAAAAAGAAAATCTATTTGTGAAAGGCTCAAAGAGAAAAATGTTCTTACCCAAGAGCAGATAGATGAAGCCATAAGGCATCAGGGAATGGAACAGGACAAAAAAATAGGGCAGATTCTGCTGGACATGGGGTATATAAGTGAAGAAAAGCTCTTAAAGGAGCTCTCGGACCAGCTAGGAGTCAAGGGAAAGGTAATCCGTGTAGAGGATATAAATAAAGAAGCCATGTCTTTTTTTGACCGATCATATCTAGAGGGAAAAAATATAGTTCCCATAGGGATGACCTCTAACAAGATAATAATAGCCATGGCAGACCCTACAGATGTAAATCTGATAGATGAGATAAACTTAAAGACAAAACTTATCGTTAGCCCCTATCTGGCTCTAGAGGATAATATAACAGATGTCATAAAAGAATATCTAGAACAAAAGACAAAAAAAACAGAGGCTAAGGTAGAGGGGGTTTTTGCAGAACTTCAGAGATCCTTAGATGATGACTTTGAATTCTTGGATACAAGGCTTGAAGATATAGAAAACCGTTTTGACTCTGAAAGCGCCCCTATAATAAGAGGGGTGGATGCCCTTCTCATGAAGGCCATAAGACTGAAAACCAGTGACATACATATAGAACCCTATGAAGATGAGATCAGGGTAAGGTACAGGATAGACGGTGTCCTTGTAGAGATAAAAAAGATGCCGAAAAACCTCATCTACGGACTGGTATCTAGAATAAAGATCATGTCAGGTATGGATATAGCAGAAAAGAGGCTTCCCCAAGACGGGAGATTCAGAATAAAGATAGCAGGAAGGTCAGTTGACTTCCGGGTTTCCACACTTCCCACTATATACGGGGAAAAAATAGTAATGAGGATACTAGATAAGAGTAACATGAAGTTTGATCTAGACGGACTGGGATTCAAAGAAGACGCCATGGAAATAATAAGAAGAAAAATATCAAGTCCCTACGGGATAATACTGGTAACAGGGCCTACAGGAAGTGGAAAGTCAACGACACTTTACTCGATGCTTAAAAGTATAAATACAGATGACGTAAATATATCCACAGTAGAAGATCCTGTGGAATATGAACTTAAGGGGATAAATCAGGTACACTGTAAAAATGAGATAGGTCTCAACTTTGCCAATGCCCTTAGGACATTTCTAAGGCAGGACCCGGATATAATAATGGTGGGAGAGATAAGGGATAATGAGACTGCACAGATAGCTATAAAGGCTGCCCTGACAGGACATCTGGTGTTTTCTACTCTTCATACAAATGATGCACCGAGTTCTATACACAGGCTTATGGATATGGGGGTAGAACCATTTCTTATATCGGCATCACTTCTCATGATACAGGCACAGAGGCTTGTTAGAAAGATATGCCCACATTGCAAGGCAGAACATGAGGATCCAAAAACACTCTTGAAATCCCTTGGTGAAGACCCGGAAGAGTATGAAAATATTACTTTCTACAAGGGAAAGGGCTGTGAACACTGTAACGGTACAGGATATACAGGACGTTCTGTAATATATGAGGTTATGCCTCTGACAGATGAGCTAAAGGAAGCTGTGAGTCGTAGACTCACGACAATGGAGATAAGGGAGATAGCGAGAAGAGAGGGAATGGTAACACTTAGAGAGACAGGAATAAAAAAATCTGTTCTGGGGGAGACCACCTTAGAAGAGATAATCAGGGTAACTCTTATGTAA
- a CDS encoding PilT/PilU family type 4a pilus ATPase: MLLELLDYIAENKCSDLHLKVGSRPIQRKDTVLSYFGRKEPLTKEEMDRIVNELFTEYAWHNFKKNLNFDMSYEIPGKARFRVNVSRDKDSYTLAARYIPKEIPGMKELRLPEKLKDITSMSDGLILVTGATGNGKSTTVASMLNYLNQRLNRRIYTLEDPIEYEFEDDCSIITQRELGRDMVSFDLALKYVLRQDPDIIFVGEMRDKETVKAAIRAAETGHLVIATLHTRDATQTIDRIIDIFPGEQQSQVKSQLSKLLQMIVSQQLLINRKGGMILACELLINTPAIGNLIREGKGHQIYSMLETGGEYGMMTFENALEELAKGGYIDKGDKEKNVASRAIYKDKEKERV, translated from the coding sequence ATGCTTTTGGAATTGCTTGACTACATAGCTGAAAATAAGTGTTCTGACCTTCATCTGAAGGTGGGAAGCAGACCTATACAGAGGAAAGATACTGTACTTTCTTACTTTGGAAGGAAGGAGCCATTGACCAAAGAAGAGATGGACAGAATAGTCAATGAACTTTTTACAGAATATGCCTGGCACAATTTTAAGAAAAATTTGAACTTTGATATGTCCTATGAGATACCTGGGAAAGCGAGATTCAGGGTAAATGTGTCTAGGGATAAAGACAGCTATACTCTGGCAGCTAGATACATTCCCAAAGAGATCCCAGGGATGAAAGAGCTCAGACTTCCTGAAAAATTAAAGGACATTACCTCTATGAGTGACGGACTGATACTTGTGACAGGAGCCACTGGAAACGGTAAGTCAACTACTGTGGCATCTATGCTCAATTATCTGAACCAGAGGCTGAACAGAAGGATCTACACCTTAGAAGATCCTATAGAGTATGAGTTTGAAGATGACTGCTCTATAATAACTCAGAGAGAGCTAGGGAGAGATATGGTATCCTTTGATCTGGCCCTGAAATATGTCTTGAGACAGGATCCGGATATAATATTTGTGGGAGAGATGAGAGACAAGGAAACAGTAAAGGCTGCCATAAGAGCGGCAGAGACGGGGCATTTGGTAATAGCCACCCTGCACACTAGAGATGCCACTCAGACCATAGACAGAATAATAGATATATTCCCGGGAGAGCAGCAAAGTCAGGTAAAAAGCCAGCTTTCCAAATTACTGCAGATGATAGTGTCCCAGCAGCTTCTCATAAACAGAAAAGGCGGGATGATACTGGCATGTGAGCTGCTCATAAACACCCCTGCCATAGGAAACCTCATAAGAGAGGGGAAGGGACATCAGATATATTCAATGCTAGAGACTGGAGGAGAGTACGGTATGATGACCTTTGAAAATGCCCTGGAGGAACTTGCCAAAGGCGGCTATATAGACAAAGGAGACAAGGAGAAAAATGTGGCTTCAAGGGCTATCTATAAGGACAAAGAAAAGGAAAGGGTATAG